GCCAAGGCCAGCGTGCCGCACAAGCTGCTCGGCAACCTCACCGCGGCGGCGCAGTTCATCGAGAACTTCAAGCACCGCAAGACCGTCGCCGCCGCCATGCGCGAGGCCTTCGCCCCGGCCGTCGCGCCGACTGCGCTGCACCGTCTGCTGGCGGATATCGCCGGCCTCCCGCTGATCGTGCATGCCTGGTACGACGACCTGCCGCAGCGGGCGCTGGCCGGACGGGGCGACTGGGGCATGGTGCAGGGCGTCAGCCAGGCCGAGCATCAGGGCGTCTGGTGCCACCATTTCGACGCCGCGGGCACCCTTACCACCCCCGAGGCGGCCAGCGCCTGGACCACGCTGCTGTACCAGCCGCTGGGCTCGGTGGCGCCGGCCGGCAATTTTCTGGTGTCCGATTCGGACTTCGTCGAGGTACTGACCGAAATCGACATCCAGACGCCGATCCCGGCCGAGGTGCAGCGCCGCCGCGCCGGGCGGCAGTTCCTGTTCCTGGGCTGCCGCTTCGACGACCAGCTCGGCCGGACCTTTGCCCGCCAGGTCATGAAGCGCTCGTCGGACCGGCACTACGCCGTGCTTCCTGAAAAACCGACCCGCAACGAGGCGCGGTTTCTGGCACAGCACGGCATCGAGGTGCTGGCGCTGTCGCT
This Immundisolibacter cernigliae DNA region includes the following protein-coding sequences:
- a CDS encoding SIR2 family NAD-dependent protein deacylase codes for the protein MDAPVAAVLAGLSAGQVVPYLGPGVLALAGPACPLPAAPQALVKHLTAKASVPHKLLGNLTAAAQFIENFKHRKTVAAAMREAFAPAVAPTALHRLLADIAGLPLIVHAWYDDLPQRALAGRGDWGMVQGVSQAEHQGVWCHHFDAAGTLTTPEAASAWTTLLYQPLGSVAPAGNFLVSDSDFVEVLTEIDIQTPIPAEVQRRRAGRQFLFLGCRFDDQLGRTFARQVMKRSSDRHYAVLPEKPTRNEARFLAQHGIEVLALSLAEFTACLAGEAMPAQALAG